The following are encoded in a window of Jeotgalibacillus aurantiacus genomic DNA:
- a CDS encoding beta-ketoacyl-[acyl-carrier-protein] synthase family protein, translating to MTTVVTGYGIIGPGFNSVSQLSSILKSGTVVLKQEKLGQSFIYTGRVKDEEISMSLFPAVFKKLPKAARLLLHACHEAVNMASFDVQDGRTAVIIGTSGGAIDETIQLARNQEQETSIFHIGNMNSYSLASAVSAAFKANGPSYCLTNSCPSGLQSIELGKMMIESGQVDRVIAGATDSTLESLILESFSKLNVLHRGSVLPPGPFKGTGFSMSEGAGVLILESEEFSIKRGARVYGKVSACFSSQDAKSPYKSDKNGNQLLYAVDRCLAEGYPNYINSQALGITQIDSIEESIYQQRFAERDIPITSIKGMVGHSMGASGMFQAVSTLISINEQFIPPTVNCDKQVIKPMNIVTERINQSINHVLITSQGYGGSNSSMVIKRE from the coding sequence ATGACAACAGTCGTAACGGGATACGGTATTATTGGACCGGGGTTTAACAGTGTTAGTCAATTATCATCAATTTTAAAAAGTGGTACGGTCGTTTTAAAACAGGAAAAGTTAGGGCAATCGTTTATTTATACAGGAAGAGTCAAAGATGAAGAGATATCTATGAGCCTGTTTCCAGCCGTGTTTAAAAAGCTTCCAAAAGCAGCAAGACTCTTACTTCATGCCTGTCATGAAGCCGTTAATATGGCAAGCTTTGACGTTCAGGACGGCCGAACTGCTGTGATCATCGGAACGTCGGGTGGAGCGATTGACGAGACGATTCAGCTCGCTCGAAATCAGGAGCAGGAGACGTCTATTTTTCATATCGGGAATATGAACAGCTATTCGTTAGCCTCAGCAGTCAGTGCAGCGTTTAAGGCGAATGGACCTTCCTATTGTCTCACCAACAGCTGTCCCTCTGGTTTGCAGTCTATTGAGCTTGGGAAAATGATGATCGAATCCGGACAGGTTGATCGTGTGATTGCCGGGGCAACGGATTCAACACTTGAATCCTTAATTCTTGAAAGCTTTTCAAAGCTGAATGTGTTACATCGGGGTTCAGTCTTACCACCAGGTCCATTCAAAGGAACCGGCTTTTCAATGTCCGAGGGTGCAGGTGTACTGATTTTAGAAAGTGAAGAGTTCTCAATAAAACGAGGAGCCCGGGTATATGGGAAAGTAAGTGCCTGTTTTTCAAGTCAGGACGCAAAATCTCCGTATAAGTCTGATAAAAATGGAAATCAATTGTTATATGCAGTTGACCGGTGTCTGGCAGAAGGATATCCTAATTATATAAACAGTCAGGCATTAGGAATAACACAGATTGATTCAATTGAAGAAAGCATTTATCAGCAGCGATTTGCTGAAAGAGATATTCCTATCACGTCCATTAAAGGAATGGTCGGTCACTCGATGGGAGCATCAGGCATGTTTCAGGCTGTATCGACACTGATCAGCATCAATGAACAATTTATTCCGCCAACTGTAAACTGTGATAAACAGGTTATAAAACCAATGAATATAGTAACTGAACGAATCAATCAATCTATCAATCATGTATTAATCACTTCCCAGGGATACGGAGGATCGAATAGCAGCATGGTGATAAAAAGGGAGTGA
- a CDS encoding nucleotidyltransferase domain-containing protein has protein sequence METQVLSIAEKYVETHFPDCEVALLSGSFARGDHTASSDLDLFILDSKQSYRKSAFYEGKPVESFIYSSESLPYTFYIEKQQGIPLIIRMCAEGFILRGGKAAQDMIDKGKQLLIEGPDELPSYRVDELRYVISDMLTDLEASSHKEENDFTVCSLIEVLHFFILRMNRCWTGTGKWVYRSLKTFDPEICESLNACLNDYYKKQNKYSLIQFIDQQLAPYGGRLFDGYTG, from the coding sequence TTGGAGACACAAGTACTGTCCATTGCTGAAAAATATGTAGAGACGCATTTTCCTGATTGTGAAGTGGCTTTATTATCCGGAAGCTTTGCCAGAGGAGATCATACGGCATCCTCAGACCTCGATCTATTTATTCTTGATTCAAAACAATCCTACAGGAAATCTGCTTTTTATGAAGGGAAACCTGTAGAGAGTTTTATTTATTCAAGTGAATCCCTCCCCTATACGTTTTATATAGAAAAACAGCAAGGAATCCCGCTTATTATTAGAATGTGCGCTGAAGGATTCATACTTCGCGGAGGCAAAGCTGCTCAGGACATGATTGATAAAGGAAAGCAGTTGCTGATAGAGGGACCGGATGAGCTTCCTTCCTACAGGGTTGACGAATTGCGCTATGTGATATCAGATATGCTGACCGATTTAGAAGCATCTTCACATAAAGAAGAGAATGATTTTACAGTCTGTTCCCTGATTGAGGTACTGCACTTTTTTATACTCCGAATGAACCGCTGCTGGACCGGGACAGGGAAATGGGTCTACCGATCCCTCAAAACCTTCGATCCTGAAATCTGTGAATCATTAAACGCATGTTTAAATGACTATTATAAAAAACAAAATAAATACAGCCTGATTCAGTTTATTGACCAGCAGCTTGCGCCGTATGGTGGCAGACTGTTTGATGGTTATACAGGATAA
- a CDS encoding bifunctional transcriptional activator/DNA repair enzyme AdaA: MENREREYYQALVERNREYEGIFFAGIKSTGIFCRPTCPARKPKFESCEFFPDAKSALLASYRPCLRCKPLSLPDQTTDVIEKLIKAVEEQPEKRWKEADLKELGIDSSTARRQFKKRYGMTFVEYARSRRMGLALGDIRSGKKIIDAQLSAGYESGSGFRDAFSRIMGAPPAKSGQEPLYAAWLDTPLGAMLAIADDSALWLLEFTDRRGLEKEVERLRLKTSRAILPGENHITSQIQRELTEYFEGILSQFKTPVKLVGTAFQLKVWDQLMQIPCGETISYTELAIHAGNPAAVRAVARANGANQLALIIPCHRVIQRDGGLGGYAGGLARKEWLLKHEKGEQ, from the coding sequence ATGGAGAATCGTGAACGTGAGTATTATCAGGCACTGGTGGAGCGGAATCGTGAATATGAGGGGATTTTCTTCGCAGGGATTAAGTCGACGGGGATTTTTTGCCGGCCTACGTGTCCAGCGAGGAAGCCGAAGTTTGAGTCGTGCGAGTTTTTCCCGGATGCCAAGTCGGCGTTACTTGCCTCTTACCGTCCATGTCTGAGGTGCAAGCCGCTTTCTCTTCCTGACCAGACAACCGATGTAATTGAAAAACTGATTAAAGCGGTGGAGGAACAGCCGGAAAAGCGCTGGAAGGAAGCAGACCTCAAAGAGCTTGGGATCGATTCTTCAACGGCGAGAAGACAGTTTAAAAAGCGGTATGGGATGACTTTTGTCGAATATGCCAGATCCAGAAGAATGGGCCTCGCGCTTGGTGACATACGTTCAGGTAAAAAGATTATTGATGCACAGCTGTCTGCCGGCTATGAATCTGGAAGCGGCTTTCGCGACGCATTTAGCCGCATCATGGGTGCGCCTCCTGCCAAGTCAGGTCAGGAACCGTTATATGCAGCGTGGTTGGACACACCTTTAGGGGCCATGCTAGCCATTGCTGATGATTCGGCATTATGGCTGCTTGAATTTACAGATCGCCGAGGACTTGAAAAGGAAGTGGAACGGTTGAGATTGAAAACAAGCCGTGCGATTTTACCTGGAGAGAACCATATAACCAGTCAAATTCAGCGTGAGTTGACTGAGTATTTTGAGGGGATACTGTCTCAATTTAAAACACCTGTAAAACTCGTAGGCACAGCTTTTCAGCTAAAGGTCTGGGATCAGTTGATGCAAATACCATGTGGTGAAACCATATCCTACACAGAATTGGCCATCCATGCAGGAAATCCGGCAGCTGTCCGGGCTGTTGCGAGGGCCAATGGTGCCAATCAGCTCGCTTTAATCATTCCATGTCACCGCGTCATTCAGCGGGACGGCGGATTAGGTGGTTATGCAGGAGGACTCGCAAGAAAAGAATGGCTGTTAAAACATGAGAAGGGAGAACAATGA
- a CDS encoding ATP-binding protein: MEFILLIAISLIPAIVAASLPFYSKTEVTKALSLFLMFLCLWQIDIAFLYADEFFSEAFIGTVFRIFRIGPIMIMPLMYYFGYYLVKNNQEVKGYRWFFNRYGFYLFLSFSIVVYLVNFTGFGVSGYTVVPETDIAPQHLIPVYGTLNSTFLINVLMVFINTFFLLNVTVKLNDYYFKVFYTKLAFGAVFVFLNGIFSGFGVLPLYFSSFNSILVAILLFLGFFEMQSNKLNDANTRLYKQSSLLETIMNINPNYLVVLNKDNQMIRLNDSICKLLSIKKEAMLCQDFSLLQKEYGLTTKDETLHRIMRPTGEVHFIQWGFRDLELNDEENYTLFYGVDFTNQKQNEELLLSTEKTKVVGELAASIAHEIRNPLTTVRGFIQLLSERNMNGEHEQIILDEIDRIDEVLKELLLLAKPEAVVSQNYPEDSRIDVMQEIGNVKLLFEPVALEQNKRISITNKLPNSIYTKMQKSHFKQVMINTIKNSLEALSTNGSIKIKIDEFEECVRIRIIDNGKGISRKRMSRIGEPYFTNKEKGTGIGLAICFKLIKDYAGKMTVKSKQGWGTTVTVLLPKSEDQSADKEQKQGGGAPVPALENRYKRR, encoded by the coding sequence TTGGAATTTATATTGTTGATCGCCATTTCGCTGATTCCGGCCATTGTGGCAGCATCCTTACCTTTCTATTCAAAAACTGAGGTTACAAAAGCATTATCATTATTTCTCATGTTCTTGTGCTTGTGGCAAATTGATATTGCTTTTTTGTACGCGGATGAATTTTTCAGTGAAGCTTTTATCGGAACTGTTTTTCGTATATTTCGTATTGGTCCCATCATGATTATGCCTTTAATGTATTATTTCGGCTATTATCTGGTGAAAAATAATCAGGAAGTAAAAGGCTACAGATGGTTTTTTAACCGCTACGGCTTTTATCTCTTCCTAAGCTTCAGTATCGTGGTTTACCTGGTCAATTTCACCGGTTTTGGAGTGTCTGGATATACTGTTGTTCCCGAGACAGATATTGCTCCACAACATTTAATTCCCGTTTATGGGACGCTTAATTCAACCTTTTTAATCAATGTTTTAATGGTGTTTATTAATACCTTCTTTCTGTTAAATGTAACCGTAAAACTTAATGATTACTACTTTAAGGTATTTTATACAAAACTTGCTTTTGGTGCTGTTTTTGTTTTTCTAAACGGTATTTTTAGTGGATTTGGCGTTCTTCCACTATATTTTTCAAGCTTCAATTCCATCCTTGTAGCTATTTTATTGTTTTTAGGATTCTTTGAAATGCAATCAAATAAGCTGAATGATGCTAATACCCGGTTATACAAACAGAGTAGCCTCCTTGAAACCATCATGAATATTAATCCAAATTATCTTGTGGTATTAAACAAAGACAATCAAATGATTCGCCTCAATGATTCAATATGTAAGCTCCTTTCCATTAAGAAAGAAGCCATGCTCTGTCAGGATTTCAGTCTGCTTCAAAAAGAATACGGTTTGACGACTAAGGATGAGACCCTCCACCGGATTATGCGTCCAACGGGAGAGGTTCACTTTATTCAATGGGGATTCAGAGATCTTGAACTCAATGATGAAGAAAACTACACTTTATTTTATGGAGTCGATTTTACTAATCAGAAGCAAAACGAGGAACTGCTTTTGTCTACTGAAAAGACAAAGGTTGTCGGAGAATTGGCAGCAAGCATTGCACACGAAATCAGAAATCCGTTAACAACTGTCAGAGGTTTTATTCAGCTGTTGAGTGAGAGGAATATGAACGGTGAGCACGAACAAATTATCCTTGATGAAATAGACCGGATTGATGAGGTGCTCAAAGAACTTCTCTTATTGGCAAAGCCGGAAGCCGTCGTGTCACAAAATTATCCCGAGGATTCAAGAATAGATGTGATGCAGGAAATCGGAAATGTCAAACTACTGTTTGAGCCTGTTGCGCTGGAGCAAAACAAGCGAATTTCCATCACAAACAAGCTGCCAAACAGCATTTATACGAAAATGCAAAAATCCCACTTTAAACAAGTTATGATCAACACAATCAAAAACAGTCTCGAAGCCTTATCCACCAATGGAAGTATTAAAATTAAAATCGATGAATTTGAAGAATGTGTGCGTATTCGCATAATCGATAATGGAAAAGGTATATCCAGAAAACGGATGTCCCGTATTGGAGAACCGTACTTTACGAACAAAGAGAAAGGCACCGGCATTGGTCTGGCAATCTGTTTTAAGCTGATCAAGGATTATGCAGGGAAAATGACTGTAAAAAGTAAACAGGGATGGGGGACCACAGTAACGGTACTTCTCCCCAAAAGTGAAGATCAGTCAGCAGATAAGGAACAGAAACAGGGAGGCGGTGCGCCTGTTCCCGCTCTAGAGAACCGTTACAAAAGGAGATAA
- a CDS encoding YjcZ family sporulation protein, whose protein sequence is MSYGHGYGYGGGFALIVVLFILLIIVGAAYFK, encoded by the coding sequence GTGAGCTACGGACATGGATATGGGTACGGCGGCGGTTTTGCGTTGATCGTTGTTTTGTTTATTCTGTTGATTATTGTTGGAGCAGCCTATTTCAAATAA
- a CDS encoding SDR family NAD(P)-dependent oxidoreductase yields the protein MNIMITGATGFVGTKLMHSLLEKGHNLFPVVRNEKKLSDFLTVLEKEKKDRIRPVFGDITQPMFGLSEEEVSELNSKVDILYHTAAYLSFDPDDREKTFFVNVEGTRHALDVAKKLAIPRFYHVSTAYTAGLENEADEKLHVKNREFVNDYEESKNHAEHLVMDKKDELKVSIFRPAIIVGDSETGEANTTFALYGLLKAVALLKKLIRRGRVNASDTIRLFSDPGASNNVVPVNHVVDVLTAAALHAKAGTIYHISNNHAPENKQVVEWIKEKSGVQNLDITGNPAELSEKDEVINAPMSVFHTYLSRTVTFHNRNTQQLLKDAGYPAFKLTDDQYSMMIGKYFE from the coding sequence ATGAACATCATGATCACAGGTGCCACTGGTTTTGTAGGCACAAAGCTAATGCATTCATTACTTGAAAAGGGGCATAACCTTTTTCCGGTTGTTCGGAATGAGAAGAAACTCAGTGATTTTTTAACAGTGCTTGAGAAAGAAAAGAAAGACCGGATTCGTCCGGTTTTTGGAGATATCACACAGCCAATGTTCGGGCTGTCTGAAGAAGAAGTAAGTGAACTGAATAGCAAAGTGGATATTCTTTATCATACAGCAGCTTATTTGTCGTTTGATCCGGATGACCGGGAAAAAACGTTTTTTGTTAATGTTGAAGGAACTAGGCATGCGCTTGATGTTGCCAAAAAGCTTGCGATTCCGCGTTTCTATCATGTCAGCACTGCCTATACTGCAGGACTTGAAAATGAAGCAGATGAAAAATTGCATGTTAAAAACCGTGAATTCGTCAATGATTATGAAGAAAGTAAAAATCATGCCGAACACCTCGTAATGGACAAGAAAGACGAACTGAAGGTCAGCATTTTCCGTCCGGCTATTATTGTAGGCGATTCTGAAACGGGGGAAGCAAATACAACGTTTGCTTTATATGGTTTATTAAAAGCAGTTGCTCTATTGAAGAAATTAATCCGCCGTGGCCGAGTGAATGCGTCAGACACGATTCGCCTGTTCAGTGATCCGGGGGCATCGAATAATGTCGTGCCGGTCAATCACGTGGTGGACGTTCTGACAGCCGCAGCCTTGCATGCTAAGGCAGGAACCATTTATCACATTTCAAACAATCATGCGCCTGAAAATAAACAGGTGGTAGAGTGGATTAAAGAAAAGAGTGGCGTGCAAAACCTTGATATAACGGGTAATCCTGCTGAGCTTTCGGAGAAGGATGAAGTGATCAACGCGCCAATGAGCGTCTTTCACACCTACCTTTCCAGAACGGTCACTTTTCATAACCGCAATACACAGCAGCTGCTGAAAGATGCCGGATACCCGGCGTTTAAGCTGACAGACGACCAGTATAGTATGATGATAGGGAAATACTTTGAATAA
- a CDS encoding GNAT family N-acetyltransferase yields MKSLLTNRLTIRKLTVEDASFIFTLLNDPSWIEYIGDRNIRTVEDAASYILNGPAAMYDQFGVGLCLVSLKESGIPVGLCGLIKRDYLDDFDLGFAFTQEHQGKGYGFEAAKAVLDYGLDELHLSKIVAFTTMDNHGSSALLKKLGMTESGTITIPGDDEKLKLFITA; encoded by the coding sequence ATGAAATCATTACTCACAAACAGACTCACTATTCGCAAATTAACCGTAGAGGATGCTTCTTTTATTTTCACTTTGCTAAACGACCCATCCTGGATTGAGTACATAGGAGACCGCAATATAAGAACTGTTGAAGATGCAGCAAGCTATATTCTAAATGGCCCTGCTGCTATGTATGACCAGTTTGGTGTCGGTCTTTGTTTGGTTTCACTGAAAGAAAGTGGTATCCCCGTTGGTTTATGTGGTCTGATCAAACGTGACTATCTGGATGATTTCGATCTCGGCTTTGCATTTACACAGGAGCATCAGGGTAAGGGCTACGGTTTTGAAGCCGCTAAAGCTGTGCTGGACTATGGTTTGGATGAACTGCACCTTTCTAAAATTGTTGCGTTCACAACAATGGATAACCACGGCTCCTCGGCACTTCTTAAAAAGCTTGGCATGACTGAATCGGGTACGATCACCATTCCTGGAGATGATGAGAAATTAAAACTCTTCATTACTGCATGA
- a CDS encoding GNAT family N-acetyltransferase: MIIRAATNKDVPKIAKVHVDSWRTTYKGIVPDSFLEKLSYDQREKLWEKNLKQQNQLTLVAENAHGEIVGFADGGKRPENKTERTADLTAIYLLKEYQRQGIGQALQQRLFLYFKEQGYGSAFVEVLDDNGSKYFYESSGAVFVREEDIQIGGKPLKLLVYKWSF; this comes from the coding sequence ATGATCATCAGAGCAGCTACAAACAAGGACGTTCCAAAAATCGCCAAGGTGCACGTGGACAGCTGGCGCACGACCTATAAAGGGATTGTACCCGATTCATTTCTTGAAAAATTATCGTATGATCAGCGCGAAAAGCTGTGGGAGAAAAATCTAAAACAACAAAATCAGCTTACCCTCGTTGCAGAAAACGCACATGGAGAAATTGTCGGTTTCGCTGACGGAGGAAAAAGACCGGAAAATAAAACGGAACGGACTGCAGATCTTACGGCTATTTATTTACTGAAAGAATACCAGCGTCAGGGAATCGGACAGGCTCTTCAGCAAAGATTGTTTCTCTACTTTAAAGAACAGGGCTATGGCTCTGCGTTTGTTGAAGTATTGGATGACAACGGCTCTAAATATTTTTATGAATCCTCCGGCGCTGTTTTCGTTCGTGAAGAAGATATTCAAATCGGCGGCAAGCCTTTGAAGCTGCTGGTTTATAAATGGAGTTTTTGA
- a CDS encoding DNA alkylation repair protein, which produces MTLIKDVFTDEWVSNLGQRLGSADEFRGKAYSSDWADLSFKERVRRLAVTMHDFLPDSFEQAADWLERIAPDFNGLPGIVFPDYIEVYGQENWERSLTALEKLTSFSTSEFAIRSFLIKDQERCFTYIERWARSENDHVRRLASEGTRPKLPWGQAIPALIQDPSPSLPILKALIQDPSLYVRKSVANHLNDISKTHPELVLGLVRFYQGQHPHTEWILRHACRTLLKKGHPEALELFGFNKSDDVKVESFHVPESVEIGETLTFQLTLTTSDPQKLRIDFAVDYVKKRGTRNRKVFKLSEGETKAGKKDFERKLSFANLTTRTHYPGTHTITILINGVEAASADFEVM; this is translated from the coding sequence ATGACATTAATCAAAGATGTTTTTACAGATGAATGGGTATCTAATCTTGGTCAACGCCTCGGTTCAGCGGATGAATTTCGGGGGAAGGCTTATTCGTCTGACTGGGCCGATCTTTCTTTTAAGGAAAGGGTTCGCAGGCTGGCTGTCACGATGCATGATTTTCTGCCGGATTCTTTTGAACAGGCGGCTGACTGGCTTGAGAGGATCGCACCTGATTTTAATGGGCTGCCGGGAATCGTTTTTCCAGATTACATAGAAGTCTACGGGCAGGAGAATTGGGAGAGGTCATTAACTGCTCTTGAGAAACTGACTTCATTTTCGACATCAGAATTCGCCATTCGTTCTTTTTTAATAAAGGATCAGGAGCGGTGTTTTACTTATATTGAAAGGTGGGCAAGGAGTGAAAATGATCATGTCAGACGGCTTGCTTCTGAGGGTACGAGACCAAAACTGCCGTGGGGGCAGGCGATCCCCGCACTCATTCAGGATCCTTCTCCATCTCTTCCGATTTTAAAAGCATTAATACAGGACCCCTCATTGTATGTGCGAAAAAGCGTAGCCAATCATCTGAATGACATTTCCAAAACGCACCCGGAACTTGTGCTGGGTCTCGTTAGATTTTATCAGGGGCAGCATCCGCATACAGAGTGGATCCTGAGACATGCCTGCAGAACCCTTTTGAAAAAGGGGCATCCGGAGGCATTGGAGCTGTTTGGATTTAATAAAAGTGATGACGTGAAGGTGGAGTCTTTTCATGTCCCTGAATCTGTTGAAATAGGGGAGACGCTTACCTTTCAATTAACATTAACGACATCTGATCCACAAAAACTCAGAATAGATTTTGCGGTAGACTATGTTAAAAAAAGAGGAACCCGTAACCGCAAAGTTTTTAAGCTGAGTGAAGGTGAGACAAAGGCAGGGAAAAAAGATTTCGAGCGGAAACTATCATTTGCCAATCTTACCACGCGTACACACTATCCCGGCACTCATACGATAACCATTTTGATCAATGGTGTGGAAGCAGCGAGTGCTGATTTTGAAGTGATGTGA
- a CDS encoding TIGR04104 family putative zinc finger protein yields the protein MPTCNTCGKRWTFTQSIKKALLYSKGTKCFYCGTPQYLSTRSGKRTNLIYVIALLGVVLGRPLFDLAGFPYLMLAIPVIIIVMVIVPFSIELSNEKEPLW from the coding sequence ATGCCAACTTGCAATACGTGTGGAAAACGGTGGACATTTACACAATCGATAAAAAAAGCACTGCTGTATTCCAAAGGGACGAAATGTTTTTACTGCGGAACGCCCCAGTATTTATCCACGAGATCCGGAAAACGGACAAACCTTATATACGTAATCGCTCTATTAGGCGTTGTGCTCGGCCGGCCTTTATTCGACCTGGCCGGCTTTCCATACCTGATGCTGGCCATTCCGGTTATCATCATCGTCATGGTCATCGTGCCATTTTCGATTGAACTATCAAATGAGAAAGAGCCTTTGTGGTGA
- a CDS encoding endonuclease produces the protein MKKAVLLVLSLVLLIGGPVVSAATFISVQEALTKANGTNVSVGGYIVGVPVSTSMVQQSGFTSDYALALADDPNEKQIADMIFVKLDSQYRSEFGLMSNPSNMGDFIQVDGTRDDYFAHEGIEFVTSISRSTADEPAPEPGTGGSGYYADANGLSGTALKQALHNIIDDHTEISYSNAWDALRNTDEDPANRNNVILLYTGKSISKFDNGGLVDEWNREHVWPQSKGDFGTSMGTGTDLHALRPTDVTVNSSRGNLDFDFGGSIHPEAPDTFYDSNSWEPRDEVKGDIARMVFYMAVRYEGDAGEVDLEVLDTVNVAGPYLGKLSTLKQWHEQDPVDAFERNRNETIFNDYQGNRNPFIDHPEYVEAIW, from the coding sequence ATGAAAAAAGCAGTCTTGCTCGTGCTTAGTCTTGTGCTTTTGATCGGAGGTCCCGTCGTTTCAGCGGCAACCTTCATAAGCGTTCAAGAAGCGTTAACAAAGGCAAACGGAACAAATGTATCAGTAGGAGGATACATTGTCGGGGTTCCGGTATCTACATCAATGGTCCAGCAATCCGGGTTCACCAGCGATTACGCATTAGCTTTAGCTGATGATCCAAATGAAAAACAAATAGCAGATATGATTTTTGTAAAATTGGATTCCCAGTACCGAAGTGAGTTTGGATTAATGAGCAATCCATCAAATATGGGCGATTTTATTCAAGTTGATGGTACACGGGACGACTACTTTGCACATGAAGGAATTGAATTTGTCACATCCATTTCACGATCTACAGCAGATGAACCCGCTCCAGAGCCCGGTACTGGCGGAAGCGGCTATTATGCTGACGCGAACGGATTATCAGGAACAGCTTTAAAACAGGCATTACATAATATTATTGATGATCATACTGAAATTTCTTATAGTAACGCGTGGGATGCCCTCCGAAATACAGACGAAGATCCTGCAAATCGAAATAACGTGATTCTCCTGTACACTGGTAAATCCATTTCTAAATTTGATAATGGCGGGCTGGTAGATGAGTGGAACCGCGAGCACGTTTGGCCACAGTCAAAAGGTGATTTCGGTACATCAATGGGAACTGGCACAGACCTCCATGCTTTGCGTCCCACAGATGTGACAGTTAACTCTTCAAGAGGAAACCTTGATTTTGATTTCGGAGGAAGCATCCATCCGGAAGCGCCGGACACTTTTTATGATTCAAATTCATGGGAGCCGCGCGATGAAGTAAAAGGTGACATTGCCCGTATGGTATTTTACATGGCTGTCCGCTATGAAGGCGATGCTGGCGAAGTAGACCTTGAAGTACTTGACACTGTCAACGTTGCAGGCCCGTACCTGGGTAAACTGTCCACATTGAAACAATGGCACGAGCAGGACCCGGTTGACGCATTTGAGCGCAATCGTAATGAAACCATCTTCAATGACTATCAGGGAAATCGCAATCCTTTTATTGATCATCCGGAGTATGTAGAAGCAATCTGGTAA
- a CDS encoding Pr6Pr family membrane protein, with translation MNAAQRTVRLFFAILGFAAIVAQFAEGITRADFIVLNFFSYFTIQSNILIALVLLAGAVVPGHVFQSVKFQLLRGAATAFIMTTGVVYFLFLRGLEESLQTPVPWVNTTLHYILPLIALIDWVWAFSKVKIAFKHTLIWLSYPLIYLIYTLVRGPFADWYPYPFVDPRPEGYIPVIISSLFLTLLIFTIAMLVMLIRNMRFRKSKRHFSPEKLREAK, from the coding sequence GTGAATGCAGCTCAACGTACTGTTCGATTGTTCTTTGCAATACTGGGATTTGCTGCGATCGTTGCTCAGTTTGCTGAAGGGATCACGCGTGCTGATTTTATCGTACTTAATTTTTTCAGCTACTTCACCATCCAGAGCAATATTTTGATTGCCCTGGTTTTACTCGCAGGTGCTGTTGTTCCAGGTCACGTTTTTCAATCAGTAAAGTTCCAGCTTTTACGTGGTGCAGCTACTGCATTCATTATGACAACGGGTGTAGTGTATTTTCTCTTTTTGAGAGGGCTTGAAGAATCTCTTCAAACACCGGTTCCATGGGTAAATACGACGCTTCATTATATTTTGCCTCTCATCGCCCTGATTGATTGGGTATGGGCTTTTTCAAAAGTGAAAATTGCTTTTAAACATACATTAATCTGGCTATCCTATCCGCTTATTTATTTGATTTATACACTGGTTCGCGGACCATTTGCGGACTGGTATCCTTATCCATTTGTCGACCCTCGTCCGGAAGGATACATCCCGGTGATCATCAGTTCTTTATTTCTCACTCTCTTAATCTTTACTATTGCCATGCTTGTCATGCTGATTAGAAATATGCGTTTCAGAAAGTCGAAAAGACATTTCTCACCTGAAAAACTGAGGGAAGCGAAGTAA